The following coding sequences are from one Nilaparvata lugens isolate BPH chromosome 4, ASM1435652v1, whole genome shotgun sequence window:
- the LOC111054783 gene encoding phosphatidylglycerophosphatase and protein-tyrosine phosphatase 1 produces MLARVSFYPTLLYNVVMEKVTNRQWYDRIDETVILGALPFRGMTLQLIKEEGVKGVVSMNEDYELTMFSNNAEEWNKHGVEFLQLSTTDIFETPCQEKLQRGVDFISKFSSTNENENNNRGSSVYVHCKAGRTRSATLVGCYLMMKNKWTPEKAVEFMRHKRPHILLRSKQWEALEIFHKEHVKNET; encoded by the exons ATGCTTGCTAGGGTTTCTTTCTATCCTACTTTACTGTACAATGTAGTAATGGAAAAAGTTACTAATAGGCAGTGGTATGACAGAATTGATGAAACCGTTATACTTGGAGCGCTTCCTTTTCGTGGAATGACTCTGCAG CTTATAAAAGAGGAAGGGGTCAAAGGAGTCGTTTCAATGAACGAGGACTATGAATTGACAATGTTCTCAAATAATGCTGAA gaATGGAACAAACACGGCGTTGAATTTCTACAGTTGAGTACAACAGACATATTTGAAACGCCCTGCCAAGAAAAACTTCAACGAGGTGTGGATTTTATCAGCAAATTTTCGTctacaaatgaaaatgaaaataataatagaggAAGCAGCGTGTATGTCCACTGCAAAGCTGGTAGAACAAGGAGTGCCACTTTAGTGGGATGTTACTTAATGatg AAAAATAAATGGACTCCAGAGAAAGCAGTCGAGTTCATGCGTCACAAGCGGCCGCACATACTTCTTAGATCCAAACAGTgggaagctttggaaatatttcaTAAGGAACatgtaaaaaatgaaacatga